A single window of Nitrospinota bacterium DNA harbors:
- a CDS encoding phosphoribosylanthranilate isomerase codes for MNSHLPVVKIKICGMTCIEDTLLAVEGGADAVGFIFYKKSPRYVSEKLVKSIISKLPPFVETVGVFVDESEDRINRIVDSCKLDAVQLHGDESPAFCNKINRKVIKAVRVKGLDSFIDLPSYKVSAFLLDTYSEGQQGGTGQVFDWGLVNEGKKYGPVILAGGLDPANVTHAIQKAKPYGVDVCSGVEKTPGVKSPVKLRAFIKTVKGW; via the coding sequence ATGAATAGCCATTTGCCTGTTGTAAAAATAAAAATCTGCGGCATGACCTGCATCGAAGATACCCTGTTGGCTGTTGAAGGCGGAGCTGATGCTGTGGGGTTTATATTTTACAAGAAAAGTCCTCGCTATGTTTCCGAGAAACTGGTGAAAAGCATCATTTCCAAACTGCCCCCGTTTGTAGAGACGGTAGGAGTTTTTGTTGATGAATCGGAGGATCGCATCAACCGCATCGTGGATTCCTGTAAATTGGATGCGGTGCAGTTGCATGGCGATGAGTCACCGGCTTTCTGCAATAAAATAAACAGGAAAGTGATCAAAGCAGTCCGTGTCAAGGGTCTGGATTCTTTTATTGACTTACCTTCTTACAAAGTCAGTGCGTTTTTACTGGATACCTACTCTGAGGGGCAGCAGGGAGGGACGGGTCAGGTATTTGATTGGGGGCTCGTGAATGAAGGGAAAAAATACGGTCCGGTGATTCTTGCCGGGGGTTTGGACCCTGCCAATGTGACGCATGCGATTCAGAAGGCAAAACCCTATGGGGTGGACGTTTGCTCGGGAGTTGAGAAAACTCCGGGAGTCAAAAGTCCGGTAAAATTGAGAGCATTTATAAAAACCGTAAAAGGTTGGTGA
- the trpA gene encoding tryptophan synthase subunit alpha — protein sequence MSRIENCFKKLQEKKQKALVAFITAGDPDLQTTGHIFSLLEKNGADIIELGVPFSDPLADGPVIQASALRALNSGTNLKKIIHLVVDIRNNSQLPIVLMTSYNPVFVYGQKQFIDDAIKAGVDGVIIPDLPTEEAEEFQAIADPKGLDVIFLVAPTSTKDRVEMIARRSRGFIYYISLTGTTGVKSTVAENLQPKVQAIKNVAEIPVLVGFGISGPEQAKEASAVSDGVIVGSAIVRLIAENSDPAERDAKISQLVSSVKQAISS from the coding sequence GTGAGCCGAATCGAAAATTGTTTTAAAAAGTTGCAGGAGAAAAAACAAAAAGCCCTGGTGGCGTTCATCACAGCAGGCGACCCGGACTTGCAGACTACCGGACATATTTTCTCTCTGCTGGAAAAAAACGGAGCCGATATCATTGAACTCGGCGTTCCATTTTCCGATCCACTGGCGGATGGACCTGTCATTCAGGCATCGGCCCTTCGTGCTCTAAATAGCGGTACCAACCTGAAGAAAATTATCCATCTGGTCGTTGACATTCGCAATAATTCCCAGCTCCCCATTGTTTTGATGACCAGCTACAACCCGGTTTTCGTTTATGGACAAAAACAATTTATAGACGATGCCATTAAAGCCGGGGTGGACGGGGTGATCATTCCCGACCTTCCTACCGAAGAAGCGGAAGAGTTTCAGGCAATCGCCGATCCCAAAGGATTGGACGTGATTTTTCTTGTGGCTCCCACCAGTACGAAGGATCGGGTCGAAATGATCGCCAGGAGAAGTCGAGGGTTCATCTATTATATTTCCCTGACCGGGACGACGGGAGTGAAATCGACGGTTGCTGAGAATCTTCAGCCCAAGGTTCAGGCCATTAAAAATGTCGCTGAAATTCCGGTATTGGTCGGATTCGGTATTTCCGGACCCGAGCAGGCCAAAGAAGCGTCGGCAGTTTCTGATGGTGTGATCGTCGGGAGCGCCATTGTTCGGTTGATCGCAGAGAATAGCGACCCTGCAGAACGGGATGCTAAAATCAGCCAACTAGTTTCCAGTGTGAAGCAGGCAATTTCCTCCTAG
- the trpC gene encoding indole-3-glycerol phosphate synthase TrpC has protein sequence MTTVLDKIFAHKKEELDSTKRKFPLSEIRGKIGEQQALKDVGQALGGGASTRIIAEIKKKTPFKGELRPNCDGLEIARTYAENGAAAISVLTESNYFGGSIEFLKQVRAEVDIPLLRKDFIFDEYQIYEARAFGADFFLLIATWLDKNHLQDLLQLGKELGMPTLVETHCEKDMEKAFAAGSHLLGINNRDLKTGKTDLGISHRLLKMATAVPETVLVCESGIHTSQEIQALQKLGAHAFLIGESLIKADNIAEKLSELVGEKQQEKGEE, from the coding sequence ATGACCACCGTGCTCGATAAAATTTTTGCCCATAAAAAAGAGGAACTCGATAGTACCAAGCGCAAGTTTCCTCTCTCGGAAATCAGGGGTAAGATAGGAGAACAACAGGCTCTCAAAGATGTTGGGCAGGCTTTGGGAGGGGGGGCATCGACAAGAATCATTGCCGAGATAAAAAAAAAGACGCCGTTCAAGGGGGAGTTGCGACCCAATTGTGACGGGTTGGAAATAGCCCGGACCTACGCTGAAAACGGGGCCGCCGCGATTTCTGTTCTCACCGAATCCAACTACTTCGGCGGCAGTATTGAATTTTTGAAACAAGTCCGGGCGGAGGTTGATATCCCATTACTGCGCAAGGATTTCATATTTGACGAGTATCAGATTTACGAGGCTCGAGCTTTTGGAGCCGATTTTTTTCTCCTGATTGCTACCTGGCTGGATAAAAATCATCTTCAGGATTTATTGCAATTGGGAAAAGAATTGGGAATGCCCACTTTGGTAGAGACTCATTGTGAGAAGGATATGGAAAAAGCCTTTGCCGCTGGAAGTCATCTGCTGGGAATCAACAACAGGGATCTGAAAACCGGAAAAACCGATCTGGGGATCTCGCATCGTTTGCTAAAAATGGCAACGGCGGTGCCGGAGACTGTTCTGGTATGCGAAAGTGGTATTCACACGTCCCAGGAAATTCAGGCATTGCAAAAACTGGGGGCGCACGCCTTTTTGATCGGGGAAAGTTTGATAAAGGCGGATAATATTGCGGAAAAATTATCCGAACTGGTGGGAGAGAAACAGCAAGAGAAGGGGGAAGAATGA
- the trpB gene encoding tryptophan synthase subunit beta has translation MEQSMKQTLLPDARGHFGVFGGKYVIETLMPALKELEKVFTSAWSDPAFQKELKFYLRQYVGRPTPLYYAENLTRRLGGAKIYLKREDLTHTGAHKINNTIGSALLAVRMGKKRVIAETGAGQHGVATATAAALFGLECDVFMGEEDMKRQALNVFRMRLLGANVIPVSTGTRTLKDATSEAIRNWITTVESTHYIIGSVVGPHPYPMIVRDFQKIIGEEVTGQIMEVEKRLPDVCVACVGGGSNSMGLFYPFIEHEQIKLIGVEAAGLGVDTDKHGATLSLGKPGVLHGMMSYLLYNDDGQIQEAHSISAGLDYPGVGCEHSHLHETGRAQYVSITDAEALEGFQMLSRVEGIIPALESAHAIAHVTKLAPQMKKNEVIVVCLSGRGDKDVNQVAERMGVQL, from the coding sequence ATGGAACAATCAATGAAGCAAACCCTGTTACCGGATGCGCGGGGCCATTTTGGAGTTTTCGGCGGCAAGTATGTGATCGAGACGCTGATGCCTGCCTTGAAAGAACTGGAAAAGGTTTTCACGTCTGCCTGGAGCGATCCTGCTTTTCAAAAAGAATTAAAATTTTACTTGCGGCAGTATGTGGGTCGTCCCACGCCTTTGTATTACGCGGAAAATCTGACTCGGCGTTTGGGAGGGGCAAAAATTTATTTGAAGCGGGAGGATCTCACCCATACCGGCGCACACAAGATCAACAATACCATTGGCAGTGCTCTTCTCGCAGTCAGGATGGGCAAGAAACGCGTGATCGCGGAAACGGGTGCGGGACAACATGGCGTGGCAACAGCTACCGCAGCTGCGCTTTTCGGTTTGGAGTGCGATGTTTTTATGGGCGAGGAGGACATGAAACGTCAGGCGTTGAATGTTTTCCGTATGCGGTTGCTCGGCGCCAACGTGATTCCGGTATCCACTGGGACGCGCACCCTGAAAGACGCCACCAGCGAAGCCATCCGCAATTGGATCACCACCGTTGAAAGCACGCATTACATCATCGGCTCCGTTGTGGGTCCGCACCCGTATCCAATGATCGTTCGCGATTTTCAGAAAATCATCGGCGAGGAAGTCACGGGGCAGATCATGGAAGTTGAAAAGAGACTGCCGGATGTTTGCGTTGCCTGTGTGGGCGGTGGCAGTAATTCAATGGGACTGTTCTATCCCTTTATTGAGCATGAGCAGATAAAATTGATTGGGGTGGAAGCGGCAGGGCTGGGGGTCGATACCGATAAACACGGAGCCACATTGAGTCTTGGAAAACCCGGTGTTCTGCACGGAATGATGAGCTACCTTTTGTACAACGATGACGGGCAGATTCAGGAAGCACACTCCATATCGGCGGGGCTCGATTATCCTGGAGTCGGGTGCGAACACAGTCACCTGCACGAAACGGGAAGAGCGCAATACGTTTCGATTACCGATGCAGAGGCTTTGGAAGGCTTTCAAATGCTCTCCAGAGTGGAGGGAATCATCCCGGCGCTGGAATCGGCGCATGCGATCGCCCACGTCACCAAGCTGGCTCCACAAATGAAAAAAAATGAAGTTATCGTCGTGTGTCTTTCAGGCCGAGGGGATAAAGATGTGAATCAGGTCGCCGAGAGAATGGGAGTTCAATTGTGA
- a CDS encoding glycosyltransferase family 2 protein: MKPRVSVIIPAFNEESSIGLVLSALPKEILHEIIVVDNGSTDATARVARESGARVVEEKRKGYGSACLKGIEELNQPDIVVFLDGDFSDFPEEITRLVEPIASGQMDFVLGSRMILAESRAALLPQARYGNWLAVFLMRLFFGVRYTDLGPFRAIRYESLKKIGMQDTNFGWTVEMQIKAVQQKLRTLEIPVHYRERVGVSKITGTVSGTFKAGTKIIYTIFKYLIT, translated from the coding sequence ATGAAACCACGCGTATCGGTCATCATTCCCGCATTCAACGAAGAGTCTTCTATCGGCTTGGTCTTAAGCGCTCTTCCCAAAGAAATCCTTCACGAAATCATCGTAGTCGATAATGGTTCCACCGATGCAACCGCTCGTGTTGCCCGTGAGTCCGGTGCGCGGGTGGTCGAAGAAAAACGCAAAGGCTACGGGTCGGCTTGTCTCAAGGGTATCGAAGAATTAAATCAACCCGATATTGTGGTTTTTCTCGATGGGGATTTTAGCGATTTCCCCGAAGAGATCACCCGGTTGGTGGAACCCATCGCCTCAGGGCAAATGGATTTTGTTCTGGGGAGCCGCATGATTCTTGCCGAAAGCCGCGCGGCTCTTCTGCCTCAAGCTCGGTATGGAAACTGGCTGGCAGTATTTTTGATGCGGTTGTTTTTTGGTGTCCGATACACTGACCTCGGGCCATTTCGGGCCATCCGCTATGAATCCCTGAAAAAAATCGGCATGCAGGACACCAATTTCGGCTGGACGGTAGAAATGCAAATCAAGGCGGTTCAACAAAAATTGAGAACCTTGGAAATCCCGGTACATTATCGGGAAAGGGTGGGGGTGTCGAAAATCACCGGAACGGTTTCTGGAACGTTTAAGGCCGGAACGAAAATAATTTATACCATTTTCAAATATCTGATAACCTAG
- a CDS encoding aminodeoxychorismate/anthranilate synthase component II, which yields MILMIDNYDSFTYNLVQYLGELGADIRVHRNDEITLEQIEALQPERIVVSPGPCTPEQAGVSVDVIRRFAGKIPILGVCLGHQSVGVAFGGEVIKAGRLMHGKTSMIQHDGKNLFENLANPFQATRYHSLVLNRKNLPDCFEITAESEDKEIMGIRHKELFVEGIQFHPESILTTCGKELLGNFLRMQFTSRA from the coding sequence ATGATCCTGATGATCGACAACTACGACTCGTTTACCTATAACCTCGTGCAATACCTGGGAGAACTGGGGGCGGATATCAGGGTGCATCGCAACGATGAAATCACCCTGGAGCAGATCGAAGCTCTGCAACCGGAAAGAATTGTTGTATCCCCAGGGCCGTGTACTCCCGAGCAGGCGGGGGTGTCTGTTGATGTAATCCGTCGCTTTGCGGGTAAGATTCCCATTCTAGGTGTGTGCCTAGGGCATCAGTCCGTGGGCGTGGCCTTTGGAGGGGAAGTGATAAAAGCCGGTCGGTTGATGCATGGAAAAACGTCGATGATTCAGCATGACGGTAAAAATCTTTTTGAAAACCTCGCTAATCCTTTCCAGGCCACCCGTTACCACTCACTGGTTTTGAATCGAAAAAATCTTCCGGACTGCTTTGAGATTACCGCCGAAAGCGAAGATAAAGAAATTATGGGAATCCGGCACAAGGAATTGTTTGTGGAGGGAATTCAGTTTCACCCGGAATCTATTTTGACCACCTGCGGCAAGGAATTGCTGGGAAACTTCCTTCGCATGCAGTTCACCAGCCGCGCATGA
- the trpE gene encoding anthranilate synthase component I — protein MYKPSLEEFKRYAEQGNLIPVYKEIVADLDTPVSAFMKIRGGDYSFLLESVEGGEKWARYCFLGCDPSLIVRTKGNTFSIQDNGREETGQVEGDNPLAVIKKILAKYKPVSVEGLPRFTGGAVGFIGYDMVRYFENLPDQTTDDLDVPDSLFVVTDTLLIFDNVAHTIKIVSNAFNEGGDLDKLYLQTIKKIEALEKKLRANIPATSQGNRAKQAIEEGGKFESNFEEEAFKKAVLKVKEYILEGDAIQVVLSQRLKYPISQDPFNIYRALRTINPSPYMYFLKFGDLEVIGSSPEVLVRLEEGKVEVRPIAGTRKRGQNEEEDCALEKDLLQDEKELAEHIMLVDLGRNDLGRVAQTGTVEVNEKFIVERYSHVMHIVSNVRGILKKGLDCFDVLKAAFPAGTLSGAPKIRAMEIIDELEPTRRGLYGGTVGYISFNGNMDTAIAIRTLLVKDNIAYLGVGAGIVADSVPENEFKETMNKGKALLKAIEITEEGLFL, from the coding sequence GGGAGGGGATTATTCCTTTCTTCTGGAAAGTGTGGAAGGTGGCGAAAAATGGGCGCGATATTGTTTCCTGGGTTGCGACCCGTCCTTAATCGTCCGCACCAAGGGAAATACCTTCAGTATCCAGGATAATGGCAGGGAGGAGACCGGGCAGGTCGAGGGGGATAACCCACTGGCCGTCATCAAGAAGATTTTAGCCAAATACAAGCCGGTTTCGGTGGAAGGGTTGCCCCGGTTCACTGGAGGTGCGGTGGGGTTCATCGGCTATGACATGGTCCGCTATTTCGAGAATCTTCCCGACCAGACGACCGATGATCTCGATGTTCCTGATTCCCTGTTTGTGGTCACGGACACCTTACTGATTTTTGACAATGTTGCCCACACCATCAAAATCGTTTCCAATGCGTTTAATGAGGGTGGCGATCTGGATAAGCTGTATTTGCAGACGATTAAAAAAATTGAAGCGCTGGAGAAAAAACTGCGTGCCAATATTCCTGCAACTTCTCAAGGAAATAGGGCTAAACAAGCCATTGAAGAGGGAGGTAAGTTTGAATCTAATTTTGAGGAAGAGGCTTTCAAGAAAGCCGTTTTAAAGGTAAAGGAGTATATTCTCGAAGGGGATGCCATTCAGGTTGTTTTATCCCAGCGGCTGAAGTATCCGATCAGCCAGGACCCATTCAATATATATCGTGCCCTCAGGACCATCAATCCATCGCCTTATATGTATTTTCTAAAGTTTGGAGATCTGGAGGTGATCGGGTCCTCCCCGGAAGTTTTGGTGCGGTTGGAGGAGGGCAAGGTCGAGGTCCGTCCCATCGCCGGAACCCGCAAGCGGGGGCAAAATGAAGAAGAGGATTGTGCGTTGGAAAAGGATCTTCTTCAGGATGAAAAGGAACTTGCGGAGCACATTATGTTGGTGGACCTGGGACGCAACGATCTGGGACGGGTGGCGCAAACCGGCACTGTGGAGGTGAATGAGAAATTCATTGTCGAGCGCTATTCCCATGTGATGCACATTGTTTCCAATGTCCGGGGAATATTGAAAAAAGGTTTGGATTGTTTTGATGTATTGAAAGCCGCATTCCCGGCTGGCACGCTCTCCGGTGCGCCAAAGATACGGGCGATGGAAATCATTGATGAACTGGAACCGACTCGCCGAGGGCTATACGGCGGAACCGTGGGGTACATCAGTTTTAACGGCAACATGGATACCGCCATTGCCATCCGCACTCTCCTGGTGAAAGATAATATTGCATATCTGGGGGTGGGCGCGGGGATCGTTGCTGATTCCGTTCCGGAAAATGAATTTAAGGAAACTATGAACAAGGGAAAAGCTCTCTTGAAAGCCATTGAGATTACCGAAGAGGGATTGTTTCTATGA
- the trpD gene encoding anthranilate phosphoribosyltransferase, with protein sequence MKIREALHRVVDGEDLTEEKMISVMEQIMNGDAGDLQLGAFITALRMKGESLNEITGAARVMRKKAESLNVASTNIVDTCGTGGDGGNTFNISTAAALVVAGAGITVAKHGNRAVSSRSGSADVLKSLGVNIEADKTVVEKCLEQVGIGFLFAPLMHGAMKHAAGIRKELGFRTIFNLLGPLTNPAHAHAQVVGVFSPKWVVPIAQVLKNLGCRHALVVHGDDGLDEITLMDRTSVCELSNGSIREYTISPEDFGLDRCSPDKVQGGSPEENAAIIRTVLDGTVGPKMDIVLLNAAAAIYAGGKADSLKEGLEIARKSILSGAARQKLDDLIRVSNSN encoded by the coding sequence ATGAAAATTCGGGAAGCCTTGCATCGGGTGGTAGATGGTGAAGATCTGACTGAAGAAAAAATGATCTCCGTGATGGAGCAGATCATGAATGGGGATGCCGGCGATTTGCAATTAGGCGCGTTCATAACCGCTCTCAGAATGAAGGGCGAAAGTTTGAACGAAATTACCGGCGCGGCCCGCGTCATGCGCAAGAAAGCCGAATCGCTGAACGTTGCATCCACGAACATTGTTGATACCTGCGGGACGGGAGGCGATGGTGGCAATACATTCAATATTTCCACTGCTGCGGCCTTGGTCGTCGCCGGGGCGGGAATCACCGTGGCCAAGCACGGCAATCGGGCGGTCTCCAGCCGGTCCGGCAGTGCGGATGTTTTAAAATCCCTGGGAGTCAATATCGAAGCGGATAAAACGGTGGTCGAAAAATGCCTGGAACAAGTGGGCATTGGCTTTCTGTTCGCCCCGCTCATGCATGGGGCCATGAAGCATGCCGCCGGAATCAGGAAGGAACTGGGGTTCAGAACGATCTTCAACTTGTTAGGACCACTGACCAACCCCGCTCATGCCCATGCTCAAGTGGTTGGGGTGTTCAGCCCCAAATGGGTTGTTCCCATCGCTCAGGTATTGAAGAACCTGGGATGCCGACATGCCTTGGTGGTGCACGGTGACGATGGACTCGATGAAATCACCTTGATGGATAGAACCAGTGTTTGCGAGCTGTCGAATGGCAGTATTCGAGAATACACCATCAGCCCGGAGGATTTCGGTCTGGATCGTTGTTCCCCGGATAAAGTTCAAGGGGGATCGCCCGAAGAAAATGCGGCCATCATCAGGACTGTGCTGGATGGAACTGTTGGTCCCAAAATGGACATCGTTCTATTAAATGCTGCCGCGGCCATTTACGCCGGGGGGAAAGCGGATTCCTTAAAAGAGGGTCTGGAAATTGCTCGGAAGTCCATTTTGTCTGGCGCCGCCCGTCAAAAACTTGATGACCTCATAAGAGTCAGCAACTCCAATTGA
- a CDS encoding glutamate-5-semialdehyde dehydrogenase, whose product MTVTEITVRAKAAALKLTHLSTVEKNSALEKMAQALEANSSVILEANRKDLEFAKQENIPGPLFARLVLDEAKVKSMARGIRSVCQLPDPVGLDKSVMEMDKGLVLHQVTCPIGVIGAIFESRPDAVPQIASLCLKSGNAVILKGGSEAQHTNKVIVSLLADAIAEVPGVPKTAIQMIETRAEVAEMLNEDKYINLIVPRGSNAFVRYIQENTKIPVLGHSGGICHGYIDQSADIEMAVRVVLDSKLQYPAACNAMENLLIHQDVAKKVLPVLVEKFQEQKVELVGCEKICQLAPEIKRADDSEWDTEYNDLKLALKIVADIDEAIEFINAHGSGHTDTILTEDPLRAEMFMNDVDSASVLWNASTRFADGFRYGLGAEIGISTNKTHARGPVGLEGLIIYKYKLFGKGQTVGDYSGEGAREFTHRPLAQGKGHS is encoded by the coding sequence ATGACTGTTACCGAAATAACTGTAAGAGCCAAAGCCGCCGCACTCAAGCTGACCCACCTCTCCACAGTCGAGAAAAATTCAGCCCTGGAAAAAATGGCTCAGGCGTTGGAGGCCAATAGCTCAGTTATTCTGGAAGCGAACCGTAAGGACCTGGAATTTGCCAAACAGGAGAACATCCCCGGTCCGTTGTTTGCGCGCCTTGTTTTGGATGAGGCAAAAGTGAAAAGTATGGCCAGGGGCATCCGCAGTGTCTGCCAACTTCCCGACCCTGTTGGGTTGGATAAAAGCGTGATGGAAATGGATAAGGGGTTGGTATTACATCAGGTGACCTGTCCCATTGGTGTCATCGGGGCTATTTTTGAATCGCGTCCCGATGCGGTCCCGCAAATTGCCTCATTGTGCTTGAAGTCTGGAAATGCAGTGATTCTAAAAGGCGGTAGTGAAGCGCAACACACCAACAAGGTCATCGTTTCCCTTTTAGCGGATGCCATTGCCGAGGTTCCTGGAGTTCCAAAAACCGCGATCCAGATGATAGAGACCAGGGCTGAAGTTGCGGAGATGCTCAATGAGGACAAATACATCAACCTGATCGTTCCCAGAGGAAGCAATGCCTTTGTCCGCTATATTCAGGAAAATACCAAGATTCCCGTTCTCGGGCATTCGGGAGGAATCTGTCACGGCTATATAGACCAAAGTGCGGATATCGAAATGGCGGTGCGAGTGGTCCTGGATTCAAAACTTCAATATCCGGCGGCCTGCAACGCTATGGAGAATTTATTGATTCATCAGGATGTCGCCAAGAAAGTATTGCCCGTTTTGGTGGAAAAATTCCAGGAACAGAAAGTGGAACTGGTAGGCTGTGAAAAAATTTGTCAATTGGCCCCGGAGATAAAAAGAGCTGATGATAGTGAATGGGACACCGAATACAACGACCTGAAACTGGCCCTGAAAATAGTTGCCGATATTGATGAGGCGATTGAGTTTATCAATGCTCATGGTTCCGGTCATACGGATACGATTCTCACGGAAGATCCTTTAAGAGCGGAAATGTTTATGAATGACGTGGATTCCGCCAGTGTCTTGTGGAATGCTTCCACCCGTTTTGCCGATGGTTTCCGTTACGGCCTTGGGGCTGAAATTGGGATCAGCACCAACAAAACCCATGCCCGAGGTCCGGTAGGTCTGGAAGGTTTGATCATTTATAAATACAAACTCTTCGGCAAAGGTCAGACGGTTGGGGACTATTCTGGAGAAGGAGCCAGAGAATTCACTCACCGGCCGTTAGCTCAGGGTAAAGGCCACTCCTAA